CAACATCGTCTAGAAAATAGTCCTTCCAAGCCGCATTGGTACCGACCTGCCAAATCACCAAAACTGAATTAAACAAGATAACCTCCCTCTTGAACCGTGCGGCTTCATTTGGCGCCTCATCGCCGATAATGCCGGCGTTGTGCATATTGATCTTCCGCCCCGGGAAACGGCTAGCGAGTGCTGTTGCGAGCTTGTCTACGTAGCCCACATTGTCGGTGTAGACGAGCACTCACGGTGTGTTGGTTTTCAGCCATGGATCCGTGCGCTCCGTATTCCGCATGTGTATGTCCGATTGCCGCCGCAATGTCGTGAATCCGACAGGAGCTGCCGGGGCAATTCCGCACGAAATGCTGAAGTGTGCATGTTCTTCTCGTCCAACAAGGCGCAGTCGAGATTTTGTGGGTGGCACGGCGGTTGCTATTGAGCAGACAGACCACTGCCGCGGCTACAGGCCAAGCCGCTGCCCCATCCCAAGTCACACAAACGTGCTTCAGTAATGAAGCGACGTACCCGGACCAGGACAGAATTTACGCGAGCGCCAAGGACAAGAACTTACACGAGTTCAAGGAGGCTTCTGTGGAAATGCTGGATGTCATCGGAATTGGGATCGGTCCATTTAACCTTAGTCTTGCAGCACTTATTGAACCTACCCCGCTCCGCGCACTTTTCCTGGAGAAGCGGGACGCACTTGTCTGGCATCCAGGGCTTGCGCTGCCGAACAGTCGACTACAGGTGTCGCCGCTCAAGGATTGCGTGACCCTGGTCGATCCTACTAGCCCATATTCATTCCTCAACTATTTGGCACTGCATAATCGGCTCTACAGCTTTGTCAACAAGCGCAATGCTTCAACGTCCCGGCAGGAGTTTATTGACTATTTCCGGTGGGTCGCAGGGCGACTCAAGACGCTCCGCTTCTCCGAGAACGTCAAGGATGTTATTCCCTTTAGGGACGGCTACCGCATCAGCACGAATACAACCACATACTTAGCGCGCGCTGTTGTTGTTGGTGTTGGCGTAGAGCCCAAGATCCCCGCCTGTGCCAGATCTTTGCTATGTGGCACTGTCTACCATGCAGCTGACTATCTCGAGCGGCCGCTACCGCATGCAGCCGAACATGTGCTCATTGTGGGAGGCGGTCAGAGCGGGGCTGAGATTATCGAGGACATTCTTACTCGTTCTGTATCCACCCAGATCACGTGGGCAACGTCGCGTTCGAACTTTTTTGCCATCGATGACAACAGCTTTGTGAATGAGGCTTACACGCCCGCCTATAGCCGTCGCTTTCACGCTCTACCGTTTCAGCAACGCCGCGATATAGTCGAGGGCGAGATGCTTACGAGCGATGGTATTTCCGTCGACTTGTGCAACCGCCTATATGAAATGCTGTACGAACGCAGCGTGGATGGCACGCTGGCCGACCGTTTTCGTGTGTTGCCCAGCGTAGTCGTGAAAGACATCACCTCCCACAACAAGAGCTGGCGAGTAGATCTAGATGAGATCGCAACGCAGCGAAATAGCGGCATCGTCGTCGATCGTATCGTGCTTGCTACAGGTTTCCAGCCACGTAAGCCGCCCTTCTTGGAGGCACTACTCGAGGGCGCGAGTATGGAAGAGGGCCTGCCCATACTCGGCCCGGACTACGCAGTCCGCTTCAGTCGGCACATGCCAGGACCAGTATATCTCCAAAATCAAAGCCGCGTGCAGCACGGATTGCAGAGCGCCAATCTGTCTTTGGTCGCGTACCGCAACAGCCTGATTATTAATAGCCTCCTCGGCCGACCGTTCTATTTGAATACATCCGACAGGCAGATGATTGAGATTTACGCACCTTCGGACGCGTCTGAACGAGACGCCGGTGTGGTTGCGATGCGATCAACCCGACAGGTATCGGGTGGCACATGAACGGCGGCTCGACCTCACCGCTGCGGGGCCGGATTGCGGATGGAACGGCCAACACCGCCGACCTGCTTTCAGGCACGCTCGACTACCGCGCCTTTGTACCATTTTTGATTGCCTCCATTGTCATTGCAGCAGCTTACGGCACTAGCTTTCTATTGCCGGGCTACATGCATGCGCTCGAAACGGATGGTCAAGCCGCGGATCTTATCATTTCCAGCGGCATGGCTACCGCTCTCGTTTCCTGTTACTTGGCAGGGTGGCTGGCAAAGCGGATAAGCCTATTGACCACGTTGACTGTCGCATCGCTGTTTATGGCGTTAGCCATGCTTGCCTTTGCCGGCGCTGCCCTCGATACGCGAGCGGCGTACGGTGGAGGACTGCTGGTGGGCGCTGCCTGGTCAGTGTTCTTCATTTTGGCACCGCTGCAGATCATCCGCCATCTACGGCCTTCAGCACGTATTCAGTATTTGACGGTCTTATCCGGATCACAAATGGCTGGGCTCGGCCTGGCAGCTCCACTTGGTCACCTGCTCGCAAGATACACTGGTTCGCTGGCCACGATTTATGCGGTGCTTGCGGTTGCGTGCTTGATCGCAACCGCCTGTGTAGACCTTACAAGACGCGCGACGTCGAGGCTATCGGCACTGGCTATGCCAGATATCGCAATTACACTTGCCGCGACTACGACACTGCTTCAGAAGCGCACAGCACTCCCCATCGCCATGATTGCGATTTCAGCCTGCATGTTCGCGGGGCTGTCCACATATCAGAGCGCGTATTCCGCCTCACGTCACCTCAATCCCGATCTGTTCTTTCTCTTTTTCACTGCTACGAGCGTGGTACTACGCTTCTCAGTCGCTCACCTCATGGGCAGCCTGCCGTTACGCCGACTGGCGCTCACGCTCATCCTACTGACCGCTGCGTCTCTTGTGCTGTTCCTTTTCAACGGTGGCAGCACCTCACTCTATATTGCGGCGTCTGTCCTCTTTGCCAC
The DNA window shown above is from Bradyrhizobium sp. CB1650 and carries:
- a CDS encoding MFS transporter; amino-acid sequence: MNGGSTSPLRGRIADGTANTADLLSGTLDYRAFVPFLIASIVIAAAYGTSFLLPGYMHALETDGQAADLIISSGMATALVSCYLAGWLAKRISLLTTLTVASLFMALAMLAFAGAALDTRAAYGGGLLVGAAWSVFFILAPLQIIRHLRPSARIQYLTVLSGSQMAGLGLAAPLGHLLARYTGSLATIYAVLAVACLIATACVDLTRRATSRLSALAMPDIAITLAATTTLLQKRTALPIAMIAISACMFAGLSTYQSAYSASRHLNPDLFFLFFTATSVVLRFSVAHLMGSLPLRRLALTLILLTAASLVLFLFNGGSTSLYIAASVLFATGYGLSYSTLNTIAVNLAGEHGVSVPTTSQIFTLAYFLGLFGFPMVGGQLVRGFGPDVMLLSLLSATALNAVLATRLE
- a CDS encoding SidA/IucD/PvdA family monooxygenase, coding for MLDVIGIGIGPFNLSLAALIEPTPLRALFLEKRDALVWHPGLALPNSRLQVSPLKDCVTLVDPTSPYSFLNYLALHNRLYSFVNKRNASTSRQEFIDYFRWVAGRLKTLRFSENVKDVIPFRDGYRISTNTTTYLARAVVVGVGVEPKIPACARSLLCGTVYHAADYLERPLPHAAEHVLIVGGGQSGAEIIEDILTRSVSTQITWATSRSNFFAIDDNSFVNEAYTPAYSRRFHALPFQQRRDIVEGEMLTSDGISVDLCNRLYEMLYERSVDGTLADRFRVLPSVVVKDITSHNKSWRVDLDEIATQRNSGIVVDRIVLATGFQPRKPPFLEALLEGASMEEGLPILGPDYAVRFSRHMPGPVYLQNQSRVQHGLQSANLSLVAYRNSLIINSLLGRPFYLNTSDRQMIEIYAPSDASERDAGVVAMRSTRQVSGGT